Within Deltaproteobacteria bacterium, the genomic segment GATCTCGGCGGGACTGTACTCCGCGATCGTCAACCCCTCTCGCGCCGCGGCGACCAGCACCGCACCACGCGCCTCACCTAGCCGGAACGCGCTCTGCACGTTGGCCGCGACGAAACTCTTTTCCAAACTGAGTGCGGTCGGCGAGTAGTGCGCAAGGACTTCTTCGAGCCGCGCCACGATGGCGGCCAAGCGCGCCGGCAGAGCACCCCGCACGCGCACGACACCACTGGCGACGCGGATCACTCGCGTGCCGCGTTCCTCCACCACACCCCAGCCCGTCGTCACCGTGCCGGGATCAATCCCGAGCACTCGCATATCGTGTGAGATTACAACTCCCGCCGCGCCACTCCGCATCCACCCGCCGTCAGGCCGCGCTGAGTCGCTCCAATTCCTCCGGCGCAATCTCGAAATTCGCCGCAACTGACTGGATGTCGTCGTGGTCTTCCAGCTCTTCGATGAGCGCCATCGTGTGCTCCGCCGCTTTGCCGGTCACCGCCGTGCTGTTCTCCGGCTGCATGGTGATCTCGGCGGTAGCGGTTTCGATCTTGGCGTCGTCGAGGGCTTCCTTCACGGCATGGAACGACTGCGGATCAGTAACGATCTCAAACTGATCCCCGGTGTCGCTCATGTCTTCCGCGCCAGCCGCAAGGACCAGTTCAAGGAGCGCGTCCTCGTTGGCTTTGTCCTTCTCGACAACGAGTACACCCTTCTTATGGAACATCCACGCCACGCAACCCGTGGCGCCGAAGTTGCCGCCGTGCTTCTCGAATACCCGCCGGATCTCGGCAACGGTGCGATTGCGGTTGTCCGTTAGCGCTTGCGCCATCACCGCTACGCCGCCCGGGCCGTAGCCTTCGTAAGTGACCTCTTCGTAGTGGACGCCTTCCAACTCGCCGGTACCCTTCTTGATCGCGCGCTCGATATTGTCGTTCGGCATGCTCTGCGAGCGCGCCGTCAGCACAGCCGTCCGGAGGCGCGGGTTGGCATTGATGTCACCGCCACCCATACGTGCGGCCACGGAGATTTCCTTGATCAGCTTGGTGAACAGCTTACCCCGTTTGGCGTCCTTCGCCGCCTTCTTGTGCTTGATGGAACTCCACTTGGAATGGCCGGACATGAAGCCTCCTCGGACGATCGGGAAACTGCCGGACAGCTAGCACAACGATTTTCACGAGTAAAACGACGAAGCGAAAGCCATCGACGGGGCGTCGATGCCTCCACAATCGCGTGCCCAAACGTCAGAACAGATGGGTCGCAGTCGGAGTACTATCGCCAGCGGCCGTGTGATAAGAAACTATCGTGTCCCCGCTGATCCGCACTCTGGTCCGACTAGCGCCGCGCCCACTCAGGGCAGCGCTGGAGAAGAACCCCAACCTCACCACGCGGCGGCTGGTCAACGCGGTGCTCAACAAGGTGGAGATGCGTCTCGGGCGGACTCATTTGATCTCCCGCCCCTACAAACTCTGCATCGACGTCAGCAACAAGTGCAACCTTGCGTGCCCATTTTGTCCCACCGGACGCCACGAGCACGGACGCGCCAAGGGTAACGTCTCATTTTCGGTCTTCAGCTCGATCGTAGATGAACTCGCGCCGTACGCGTTCTCATTAGATCTGTTCGACTGGGGGGAACCGTTCTTCAACCCGGAGCTGCCCCGGCTGATTGCCTACGCTCACCGCAAGGATCTGATCACCACCATATCCAGCAACCTCAGCTTTCGCCTGAGTGACGACACGATCCGGGCCGTCATCGCATCCGGACTCTCGTATCTCACCGCGTCGGTTGATGGGGCCGATCAGGGTTCGTACGAGATCTATCGCCGCGGCGGCAAGTTCGAACTCGTGATCGAGAACCTGCGAAGCTTCGTCCGACTCAAGCGGGAATTTGGGAGTGTCACCCCGCGCATTACTTGGCAGTATCTGGTCTTCGCACCCAACGAGAATCGAGTGGAGGACGCGCGCCAGCTCGCGAAGGAGCTTCAGCTTGATGCCTTCAGGCCGCTAGCTGGAACCTACGACGATCCCAGCTGGCAGCCGAGCGGGGACTATTCGTTTGACTACTTGCACGTACATGAAAATCGCTGCGTGTGGCTGTGGAACTCCGCCGTCTTTCACTGGGACGGCGGCTGGGCATCGTGTTGTATGGGCTTTTACAAACACGACGATTTTGCCGAGTGGACGCCCGGGGCTTTTGGCCGACTCTGGAACAATGAGAAATTCGTCGCAGCTCGCCGCATCTGGACCGAGAAGGACTCACCTCTTCCCGATGGGCACTATTGCACGGACTGCGACAAGGTTCGCTTCTATCGCGGATTGCCGCAAAACTCGGCGACGAAACCTCACCCCGACGCCAGTCGAGTCGCATCCACGGCGAGCATAGTCTCGGAGGAGTCACCGCAGCTCGTTCGACGCATGCCGGCTGCGTAAATCGCCGGCTCGACGTTACGCCGCCCGGCCCTTCGGCTTTGTTGTCTTCGAGCAGGCGCCGCAGAGGTTGGCGACGTTGTTGGGATCTTCCACCAAGCCATCATCCATGTTGTGGCAGACCTTCTTGCACTCGCCGCAGATGAAGTAGACGCCTTCGATCGTCTTGTTGATCCGCTCGCGGTTGAGGATGCGGCCCTTCAACTTCTCGACGCGGATGCCGAGCAGCGTTTCGTACTGGCGCTTGATCTTGCGGCGGCCGGCTTCGTCCTTGGGGAGTTCACCGTCTTCGCTGCCCTCGTCGCGTTCGTCGGCGTCGAAGATGCTGTGCCCCTTCTTGGCCTTGTCTTTTTTCGGGGTCCGGCCCATACGCCCCTCCGTACTAGCGGGTTCGCTCGCTGAAGCCGCAATCTTTCTCGCACACCCAAAAGAACCCCTTGCGGCCAAAGCCGGTAAAGTACGTCACCTTGCTATCGGAACCGCACTGCGGACATTGACGGGTGCGCTGAATCTGTTCTGCGGACTTTTGAGCGGTCTTCGCCTTCTTCTCTGCCATCGGTTGGCCCTTCCTATTCGCGTCGTGCTCGGTGATGCGTGCTGCGGAAACGTGTGGCGCCACCACCCGATGACCACCGGCCGCGCGTCTTGTCCACCAGACCGGCTTGCTGCATCGCTGAGGCTGGCCTGTATAACGGAGGGGCCTGACTCAGTCAACGTAGCCTGGCGGACACGTAGCCTGGCGTGCGCCTCCGCGGTCCGTGGGCTATACTTCGGACGCGATCAGACCTTCGGAGGAGACAGGCATGCCACGCGGGCTCGCGACCTTGGGCGGCGTAGCGATCGGTGCGGTGCTGGGTGCCGCAACTGGATATTGGCTGTGGGGTCGCGATGCCGCGCGCCTGCCGCAGCTCGACCTGCGCCTCCAAACGCTCCAATCCGAGATGGCGGAACTGCGTCAAGCCAAGCTGACCCTTGAGCAACGCGTCGGACAGATCACCAAAGAGCAGGAACGTCTGGCGCAAGAGAACGACCTGCTGCGCACTCAGCGTACGAGCGAGCAGTTGCTGAGCGAGTCAACGCGCGACCGCGACAACCCGCCGCCGTTGCCACCCAAATAGGCGGGCACCGCCGATTCGGGGTCTCATGGTGAGCCAGCGGACAGTACCCGCAGGATCATCTGTCCCTGTAAGCTCAAATTGTCGCCGCTGTCACGCAGCTTGACGGTGACAACCGTATCGCCGACCGGGAAGCTGAAGGGCCGCTCGACGGCTCCGCAAAACTGCAGAGTTGAGTTGCTCGCCACGAATCGGAAATCGCCGGTGCGGATGACCGTACACGCCTCGTCCGTGCTGCGGCCGACTGGCTGGCCGCCACCGTTGAGAAAGCGGCAGCCGAGGTCGTTCATTGCGTCCGAGATGGGTTGCGTGAAAGCAAAGTTGGGCGGCTCGGTGGAGGGCACGCCACCGAGATCGGGCGACATGTTGTCACATACGGCCGTACTGCCGTTTCCCAGTGGTCGCGAGACGATGACCTGCAGGTCCGGTCGCACTGTCGGGTCCGACGCGTCGGTGGCAAAGGCACTCTTCCCGAGTGCGTGGTGGCTACCGCCCGGGCGCCCCTCGACCACCATCGTGAAATTGAACCCGAGCGGCCGCACGTAGATCGGTACACCCCCTGCTGTCGTGGCGCTCGGCGTCGGCACGGTGCCGTCCGAATTCGCGGCGCCGAAGAACGTGATGAACGGTCCTGGATAGATCGTTGGCGTCGGCGTACGCGTAATGGTCGGCGTGCGCGTGATCGTCGGCGTCTCGGTGATCGTCGGGGTCTGCGTCGGCGTGCGCGTGTTCGTCGGCGTCCGCGTTGGCGTCAATGTGAACGTGACCGTCGGAGTGAGCGACGGCGTGAGGGTACGCGTAAACGTCGGCGTCAACGTCGCGGTTGGCGTCAGAGTTATACTCGGCGTGTTTGACGGCGTGCGGGTCGGGGTCACCGTGGAGGTCAGCGTCGGCGTCAGAGTCGATGTCGGCGTCCGCGTCGCGGAAGCTGTGAAGGTTATCGTTCCGGTGGCACTCGTGGTGCGGGTGGGCGTTTCTGTCGGAGTCGGCGTCGAGGTGGGTGACGGCGCGTTGGTGCGGGTGAATGTCGGGACGCGCGTCACAGTCCCCGTGGCTGTCAGCGTGGCCGTGCGGGTCAACGTGCGCGTGAATGTCGGCGTAGTCGTGGGCGTCGCGCTGCTTGTGGGCGACTCGGTCGGCGTGAAGGTTGGCGGCCGGCTCCCCGTAATCGTGACCGACGCCGTACCGGTCGTAGTGGCGGTGCGCGTGCGAGTGAGCGTGGCGCTCGGCGAGGGGCTGCGACTGTTTGTTGAGGTTCCGGTTGGAATCGGCGTCATGGTACCGGTCGTGGTCGGTACCGCTGTCAGACTTTGTGTCGATGAGGCACTGCGGCTCGCGGTCGTGGTCGGGGTCACGGTTGGCGTGGCAGTGATTGATCCAGTTGGCGTGAAGCTGCGGGTGATCGGCGGCGTCCCAGTTACACTAGGTGATGCGGTGATCGTACGAGTGTGGGTAGCTGTGGGGGTTGGCGTCATGCTCAGCGTCGGCGTCGCGGTGGGCGTGTAGGTTAGAATGCGGGAGCCGGTCGCCGTCACGGTAACGGTACCGGTACGCGACGGCGTACGTGTCCGACTCGGCGTCGCGCTAAGGGTGGCGGTGCTGGTCGCGGTATCGGACGGGCTGGGCGAGGGCGGCGGCGTGGGAGCAATCGTCGGGGTGTCCGACGGCGTTCGCGTCGGCTGAGGCGAGCCGGTGCTGGTTGTCGTGGTCGTCGGTGTGATCGAGGTCGTCGGTGTCCGTGTCGCCGTCGGCGTACGCGTTCGCGTGAATGTTGGGCGCCGTGTGCGCGTTGGCCGGCGGGTGCGGGACATCGTCGCTGTTGCGGAGTTGGTTGCCGTAAGCGAGCTGGTGGCGCTTGGCGAAGGGGTGGCTGAGGCCGTCGCCGAAGTGCTGCGCGTCGCACTGTTGGTTGCGGTACCGCGCGGTGTGGCGGTCGATGTCGTAGTCGGTGATGGACTAGTGGTTCCGGTCACGGTTGGGGTCGCGGACGGCGTATCAGTGGGAATGGTGGATGATCCGGTCATCGTTGGCGACGGCGTCGCGGAGTTGGTCGCTGTCGAGGTAATCGTCGCACTCGCCGTGGGTGTAGGCGAAGGTACAGCACTGCCGGTCAACGTTGGAGATGGCGTCACGGTGGCCGTCCCGGTAGGCGACGGAGAGTGGGTCACCGTCACCGTAACGGTCCCTGTCAGCGTAACCGTCGGTCGCTGCGTCGGTGTCGCCGTCGACGTTGGTGTTCGAGTGGGCTTCGGTCGGGTCGGCGTCGCGGTCGGCGGTAGTGTGGCCCCGATGTGCACGATGATCTGCTCGACCGGGCCGACACTGCCACTCACGCTGCGCACGCGGGCTGTGATCACGGTGTCACCCTCCGCGAACTGCAACTCGGTGGCTATCGGCGCGCAGAACTGTGCCCGGGTACTGGCGCTTGTGAACGCCGGATTTCCGAACGCGTTGAGCGTGCACGCGGCCGCGGGATTTCCGACGACCTCGAAACGACACGCCAAGTCGTTGAGGGCATCGGCGACGAGTTGGCCGCCGCTGAAATCCGGCGGGTCGATGGCGGGCACTCCGTTTTCGCACACTGTGCGGCTACCATCGCCAGCCGCGCGCGAGAGCAACAACTGCAGATCGGGCCGTGCCGCAGGATCGTTGGGGCGTGCGTTGAACAGTTGAGTACCAACCGCAGCGCCATCGCTTCCAGGTGCCGCCTCGACCACCAAGCGGAAGCCAACGCCTGTGAACCGTTGATACACCGCTGTACCCTCCACCACCGTTGCCGGCGAAAGTATCGTCCCGTCGGCGGCGGCGATGCCGAAAAAGGTAAGCATCGGCCCCGGAGCCGGAGTGGGAACGACGGTCGGCGTGCCGGAGGGTGCCAGAAGAAGCAGCGCCGTGGTATCGGCGGCGTTGACGAAGCCATCCTGATTAACGTCGGCTCCCGCACAGCTCGCGACCAATCCGCCGCCGACATCGCCCACGGCTTCGCCATCGCCGTCGTCAATTTCGGACTCGAGTTGCCAAAGGTCGGTCGCGGTAACCACCCCGTCACAATTCACATCGCCTGGAGCGGAGGGGGGCCCTGCGGAGGCCCCCCCGACTATCACCATCGCCACAGCCACGACGTTTATCCACGCGCGCCGCCACAGCGGATATTCGGTTCGCCTCCACACAAAAAGACGAGTCACTATGCCCAGCACTTCCGCCGGGGTCAATATCCGCCGAG encodes:
- the ruvC gene encoding crossover junction endodeoxyribonuclease RuvC gives rise to the protein MRVLGIDPGTVTTGWGVVEERGTRVIRVASGVVRVRGALPARLAAIVARLEEVLAHYSPTALSLEKSFVAANVQSAFRLGEARGAVLVAAAREGLTIAEYSPAEIKLAVVGTGRATKEQVQLMMRRLLAIEGDVVTDEADALAAAVCHIHARRMAARIGHGNLVELVRARRRRSGGRWMSLAGVKPGAKR
- a CDS encoding YebC/PmpR family DNA-binding transcriptional regulator, which gives rise to MSGHSKWSSIKHKKAAKDAKRGKLFTKLIKEISVAARMGGGDINANPRLRTAVLTARSQSMPNDNIERAIKKGTGELEGVHYEEVTYEGYGPGGVAVMAQALTDNRNRTVAEIRRVFEKHGGNFGATGCVAWMFHKKGVLVVEKDKANEDALLELVLAAGAEDMSDTGDQFEIVTDPQSFHAVKEALDDAKIETATAEITMQPENSTAVTGKAAEHTMALIEELEDHDDIQSVAANFEIAPEELERLSAA
- a CDS encoding radical SAM protein; this encodes MSPLIRTLVRLAPRPLRAALEKNPNLTTRRLVNAVLNKVEMRLGRTHLISRPYKLCIDVSNKCNLACPFCPTGRHEHGRAKGNVSFSVFSSIVDELAPYAFSLDLFDWGEPFFNPELPRLIAYAHRKDLITTISSNLSFRLSDDTIRAVIASGLSYLTASVDGADQGSYEIYRRGGKFELVIENLRSFVRLKREFGSVTPRITWQYLVFAPNENRVEDARQLAKELQLDAFRPLAGTYDDPSWQPSGDYSFDYLHVHENRCVWLWNSAVFHWDGGWASCCMGFYKHDDFAEWTPGAFGRLWNNEKFVAARRIWTEKDSPLPDGHYCTDCDKVRFYRGLPQNSATKPHPDASRVASTASIVSEESPQLVRRMPAA